A single region of the Halorubrum depositum genome encodes:
- the htpX gene encoding zinc metalloprotease HtpX produces the protein MEWKTDWGLRGRMGFTMFLLFALYVVFIGVLIEVFNVGIIFTLAMFGAFSFAQYFFSDKLALRSMGAREVSADEYPDLHRRIERLSQQADLPKPTVAVADTQVPNAFATGRNKKNATVAVTTGLLRSLDEDELDGVLAHELAHVKNRDVMVMTIASFLSTIAFFIVRWGWLFSGNNRQGAPVIVAIVVSILVWIVSFLLIRALSRYREYTADRGAALITGKPGALASALMTIDGRMDRVPEEDLRQEAEMNAFFIIPIRSGFIGKIASTHPSTENRVERLRELEREMETA, from the coding sequence ATGGAATGGAAGACCGACTGGGGACTCCGTGGACGCATGGGGTTCACGATGTTCCTGCTGTTCGCCCTCTACGTCGTGTTCATCGGCGTCCTCATCGAGGTGTTCAATGTCGGGATCATCTTCACGCTCGCGATGTTCGGCGCGTTCTCGTTCGCCCAGTACTTCTTCAGCGACAAGCTCGCCCTGCGGAGCATGGGCGCCCGCGAGGTGAGCGCCGACGAGTACCCGGACCTCCACCGCCGGATCGAACGCCTGAGCCAGCAGGCCGACCTCCCGAAGCCGACGGTCGCCGTCGCGGACACGCAGGTGCCGAACGCGTTCGCGACCGGCCGGAACAAGAAGAACGCGACCGTCGCGGTGACGACCGGGCTGCTTCGGTCGTTAGACGAGGACGAGCTCGACGGCGTGCTCGCGCACGAGCTCGCGCACGTGAAGAACCGCGACGTGATGGTGATGACCATCGCCTCGTTCCTCTCGACGATCGCCTTCTTCATCGTCCGATGGGGATGGTTGTTCAGCGGGAACAACCGACAGGGCGCGCCGGTCATCGTCGCCATCGTCGTCTCGATCCTCGTCTGGATCGTCTCGTTCCTGCTGATCCGGGCGCTCTCGCGGTACCGCGAGTACACCGCCGACCGCGGCGCCGCGCTGATCACGGGGAAGCCCGGCGCGCTCGCGTCGGCCCTGATGACTATCGACGGGCGGATGGACCGCGTCCCGGAGGAGGACCTCCGGCAGGAGGCGGAGATGAACGCGTTCTTCATCATCCCGATCCGCTCCGGCTTCATCGGCAAGATCGCCTCGACGCACCCGTCGACCGAGAACCGCGTCGAGCGGCTCCGCGAGCTCGAACGCGAGATGGAGACCGCCTGA
- a CDS encoding MFS transporter has protein sequence MGLLADPTKRRWLGWGSLAVVFLLVNVHRLSTAVLSEQLIDAFGITAAQLGTLHASFFIIYAAVQIPTGVLADRYGARYVGAAGAVVLSVGAIGFTLSGSYLSAFLFRGAIGLGSGVIFVSTLRFCANWFRVDEFATMTGVTTGIAGLGAIFATVPLAVAIDRVGWRPTVLALAAVGFLAAVAVFALVRRSPRDAGLDPIENVPEQPSITLDETVGHLRALLSDPDQWLLSVVFFSAMGSILTVIGLWGVPYLVVVYGLDVTTASSFTLVGAIGMLLGAPATGRVSDRLGTRLGPMIAGLGLFTLVLGVVPVFGDPPLPVVGATFFLIGFSLGFVMLALPIIKEKYPAGASGVATATVNGAGFVGGAVLPTAMGFVLDGYRTGDVVSGAVAYTELGYRIAFSLTTVAVGLAFCSAVWLAVRERRRPSAGGR, from the coding sequence ATGGGTCTGCTCGCCGATCCGACGAAGCGACGCTGGCTCGGGTGGGGGTCGCTCGCGGTCGTCTTCCTGCTCGTCAACGTGCACCGGCTCTCGACGGCGGTGCTGTCCGAGCAGCTGATCGACGCGTTCGGCATCACGGCGGCGCAGCTCGGGACGCTGCACGCCTCCTTCTTCATCATCTACGCCGCCGTCCAGATCCCGACCGGCGTGCTGGCGGACCGGTACGGCGCGCGGTACGTCGGGGCCGCGGGCGCGGTCGTGCTCAGCGTCGGCGCGATCGGCTTCACGCTCAGCGGGAGCTACCTCTCGGCGTTCCTCTTCCGCGGGGCGATCGGGCTCGGGAGCGGTGTGATCTTCGTCTCCACGCTCCGCTTCTGCGCGAACTGGTTCCGCGTCGACGAGTTCGCGACGATGACGGGCGTGACGACCGGTATCGCCGGGCTCGGCGCGATCTTCGCCACGGTGCCCCTGGCGGTCGCCATCGACCGCGTCGGCTGGCGTCCGACGGTGCTCGCGCTCGCGGCCGTCGGCTTCCTCGCGGCCGTGGCCGTCTTCGCGCTCGTGCGTCGATCGCCGCGCGACGCCGGGCTCGACCCGATCGAGAACGTCCCGGAGCAGCCGTCGATAACGCTCGACGAGACCGTCGGGCACCTGCGCGCGCTGCTGTCCGACCCCGACCAGTGGCTGCTCTCGGTCGTGTTCTTCTCGGCGATGGGCTCGATCCTCACCGTGATCGGCCTGTGGGGCGTCCCGTATCTCGTCGTCGTCTACGGGCTCGACGTGACGACCGCCTCGTCGTTCACGCTCGTCGGGGCGATCGGCATGCTGCTCGGCGCGCCGGCGACGGGGCGCGTCTCGGATCGGCTCGGGACGCGTCTGGGCCCGATGATCGCCGGACTCGGTCTGTTCACGCTCGTGCTCGGAGTCGTCCCCGTCTTCGGCGACCCGCCGCTTCCCGTCGTCGGCGCGACGTTCTTCCTGATCGGGTTCAGCCTCGGGTTCGTCATGCTCGCGCTCCCGATCATCAAGGAGAAGTACCCGGCCGGCGCGAGCGGGGTCGCCACGGCGACCGTGAACGGGGCCGGATTCGTCGGCGGCGCGGTCCTCCCGACGGCCATGGGGTTCGTCCTCGACGGCTACCGGACGGGCGACGTCGTCTCCGGGGCCGTCGCCTACACCGAGCTCGGCTACCGGATCGCCTTCTCGCTCACGACGGTCGCCGTCGGCCTCGCCTTCTGCAGCGCCGTCTGGCTCGCCGTCCGAGAGCGACGGCGACCGAGCGCGGGCGGTCGGTGA
- a CDS encoding IclR family transcriptional regulator gives MDERPTGADEPERDAVRTAETMFDVVQRLVDNDGASLAELAAELDYAKSTVHRHLHTLEDLGYVVRRDGGYHVGLRFLEVGVTARSSYRGYDLVRQKVEEIAAVTGERAQFFVEEHGKAVYLARAVGDQAVRTDPGIGSRIPLYAASAGKAILAELPESELSDMFERMSFDPVTEHTITDPDELRAEIEAGRERGYFFNREESLRGTHAVGVAICGPDGEVIGGLSVTGPSHRLNGDRLESEIPDLLLGAANELELNIAHS, from the coding sequence ATGGACGAACGGCCGACAGGCGCCGACGAGCCGGAACGAGACGCGGTACGGACCGCCGAAACGATGTTCGACGTCGTGCAACGGCTCGTCGACAACGACGGCGCGTCGCTGGCCGAGCTGGCGGCCGAGCTCGACTACGCGAAGAGCACGGTGCACCGCCACCTCCACACGCTGGAGGACCTCGGCTACGTCGTCCGGCGCGACGGCGGCTACCACGTCGGGCTCCGGTTCCTCGAGGTCGGCGTCACGGCCCGGAGCAGCTACCGCGGGTACGACCTCGTCCGCCAGAAAGTCGAGGAGATCGCGGCGGTCACCGGGGAGCGGGCTCAGTTCTTCGTCGAGGAACACGGGAAGGCGGTGTACCTCGCGCGGGCCGTCGGGGACCAAGCGGTCCGCACCGACCCCGGTATCGGCAGTCGCATCCCCCTGTACGCGGCGTCGGCCGGGAAGGCGATCCTCGCCGAGCTGCCCGAGTCAGAGCTGTCCGACATGTTCGAACGCATGTCGTTCGATCCGGTGACGGAACACACCATCACCGACCCGGACGAGCTCCGCGCGGAGATCGAGGCGGGGCGCGAGCGCGGCTACTTCTTCAACAGGGAGGAGTCGCTTCGCGGGACCCACGCCGTCGGCGTCGCCATCTGCGGCCCCGACGGCGAGGTGATCGGCGGGCTCAGCGTCACCGGGCCCTCTCATCGCCTGAACGGGGACCGACTCGAGTCCGAGATACCGGATCTCCTCCTCGGCGCGGCGAACGAACTCGAACTCAACATCGCGCACTCGTAG
- a CDS encoding MFS transporter, giving the protein MVSFSSIAGADSGIVRERPFQLLLLINVLPPLGTALLSPVLGSLVEPLGASTANIGLMMSAFTAPSIVVIPIAGVISDRYGRRPVLIFGLVWFGLTGTAIAFVSTFAAALALRALQGIGFAALTPIIITSLGDLYAGTKEATAQGLRFTGSGLSQTAFPLAAGVLVGMAWQYPFLLYAVAFPIAAVVYLYFEEPLDEAADEGSEAGLRAQLGDMRALVAHRRAWTMVVARGSANVAWFGFLTYNSILVVNVLGYTPAEAGALAALASLTYALAATQAGRIADVFDDRLYPLVATNLSMGAGLALAFLAPSLPVAAVGVAFMGIGFGLVLSIYRSVITTLPPADLRGGLVSLGEGSGRAAATATPVFMGVAVAVATGPLGFETAVRAVGVGTGLLGGGVGIVCLLLMSASPPIRMGE; this is encoded by the coding sequence GTGGTATCGTTCTCGTCGATCGCGGGAGCCGACTCGGGGATCGTCCGGGAGCGGCCCTTCCAGCTCCTGCTGCTCATCAACGTGCTCCCGCCGCTCGGCACCGCGCTCCTCTCGCCGGTGCTCGGCTCGCTCGTCGAGCCGCTGGGCGCGTCGACGGCGAACATCGGGCTCATGATGTCGGCGTTCACCGCGCCGTCGATCGTCGTCATCCCGATCGCGGGCGTGATCTCCGACCGGTACGGGCGGCGCCCGGTGCTGATCTTCGGACTCGTCTGGTTCGGGCTCACCGGGACCGCCATCGCCTTCGTCTCCACGTTCGCCGCGGCGCTCGCCCTCCGCGCGCTCCAGGGGATCGGCTTCGCCGCGCTCACGCCGATCATCATCACCAGCCTCGGCGACCTGTACGCGGGGACGAAGGAGGCGACCGCACAGGGGCTCCGGTTCACCGGCTCGGGGCTCTCGCAGACGGCGTTCCCGCTGGCCGCGGGCGTCCTCGTCGGGATGGCGTGGCAGTACCCGTTCCTGCTGTACGCCGTCGCCTTCCCGATCGCGGCGGTCGTCTACCTGTACTTCGAGGAGCCGCTCGACGAGGCGGCCGACGAGGGGTCGGAGGCGGGGCTCCGGGCGCAGCTCGGCGACATGCGCGCGCTGGTCGCGCACCGCCGGGCGTGGACGATGGTCGTCGCGCGGGGGAGCGCGAACGTCGCGTGGTTCGGCTTCCTCACGTACAACTCGATCCTCGTCGTCAACGTCCTCGGCTACACGCCGGCGGAGGCGGGGGCGCTCGCGGCGCTCGCGAGCCTCACGTACGCGCTCGCGGCGACGCAGGCCGGCCGGATCGCCGACGTGTTCGACGACCGGCTCTACCCGCTCGTCGCCACGAACCTGTCGATGGGGGCCGGTCTCGCGCTGGCCTTCCTCGCCCCGTCGCTCCCGGTCGCCGCCGTCGGCGTCGCCTTCATGGGGATCGGGTTCGGGCTCGTGCTCTCCATCTACCGGAGCGTCATCACGACGCTCCCGCCCGCGGACCTGCGGGGCGGACTCGTCAGCCTCGGCGAGGGGAGCGGGCGCGCGGCGGCGACGGCGACTCCGGTGTTCATGGGCGTCGCCGTCGCGGTCGCGACCGGACCGCTCGGGTTCGAGACGGCGGTCCGCGCGGTCGGGGTCGGCACGGGCCTGCTCGGCGGGGGCGTCGGAATCGTCTGCCTCCTCCTGATGAGCGCGTCGCCGCCGATCCGGATGGGGGAGTAG
- a CDS encoding D-2-hydroxyacid dehydrogenase, with the protein MSTIDVAVLDDDAHGIPAADYAEILDRRLPDREVRLAATPDEHDRYLREATVIAGKYIDAEEVAAAENLRLFACNAAGVDHLPLDALAERGVAVTNASGVHGPCIAEHVLGSVLTFARRLDEGRRRQRRREWRRFQSFTELAGSTVTVVGLGSIGEAVVERFRGFDVDTIGVRHTVAKGGPTDEVVGYDDLADVLPGTDVLVLACPLTETTEGLVGEAELAALPTDAIVVNVARGGVIDTSALVDALRANALHGAALDVTDPEPLPSDHDLWGFENVFLTPHVAGHTPKYWERCADIVVENLERVGETGEYEGLRNQVA; encoded by the coding sequence ATGTCCACCATCGACGTCGCGGTGCTCGACGACGACGCGCACGGGATCCCGGCGGCCGACTACGCGGAGATACTCGACCGCCGCCTCCCGGACCGCGAGGTGCGGCTCGCGGCCACGCCCGACGAGCACGACCGCTACCTGCGGGAGGCGACGGTGATCGCCGGGAAGTACATCGACGCCGAGGAGGTGGCGGCCGCCGAGAACCTGCGGCTGTTCGCGTGCAACGCCGCCGGCGTCGACCACCTCCCGCTGGACGCGCTCGCCGAGCGCGGCGTCGCGGTGACGAACGCCTCCGGGGTCCACGGGCCGTGCATCGCCGAACACGTGCTCGGCTCGGTGCTGACGTTCGCGCGGCGGCTCGACGAGGGGCGCCGCCGCCAGCGGCGCCGAGAGTGGCGCCGCTTCCAGTCGTTCACCGAGCTCGCCGGCAGCACCGTGACCGTCGTCGGCCTCGGCTCTATCGGCGAGGCCGTGGTCGAGCGGTTCCGCGGGTTCGACGTCGACACGATCGGGGTCCGCCACACCGTCGCGAAGGGCGGCCCGACCGACGAGGTGGTCGGGTACGACGACCTCGCCGACGTGCTGCCGGGGACGGACGTGCTCGTCCTCGCGTGTCCCCTCACCGAGACGACCGAGGGGCTGGTCGGCGAGGCCGAGCTCGCCGCGCTGCCGACGGACGCGATCGTCGTCAACGTCGCGCGCGGCGGCGTGATCGACACGTCGGCTCTCGTGGACGCGCTCCGGGCGAACGCGCTCCACGGCGCCGCGCTCGACGTCACCGACCCCGAGCCGCTCCCGAGCGACCACGACCTGTGGGGGTTCGAGAACGTCTTCCTGACCCCGCACGTCGCGGGCCACACGCCGAAGTACTGGGAGCGGTGCGCCGACATCGTCGTCGAGAACCTCGAACGGGTCGGCGAGACCGGCGAGTACGAGGGGCTGAGGAATCAGGTCGCGTAG